The Sulfuricurvum sp. genome contains a region encoding:
- a CDS encoding PatB family C-S lyase: MGGKNGMDEFRFIDRSTTNAEKYTLREKLFGVNEVQPLWVADMDFATPKCVLDAVSERLKHPIIGYEILPSSAYEAQIEWFKEHHDFVMEREWLSYSPSVVASLGCAIRALSEVDDEVIVMDPVYPPFYSMVRDNHRRLILHPLHQDDEGVYRFDIEKLRSQITSKTKLLVLCSPHNPIGRVWSREELVELSGLCLEYGIVIISDEIHCDLVYPEHKHIPIASLSSDVCNATVTLMGSGKTFNMAGFSISTVCIADETMRKRYAEEQHRLHWGDGALLSHVAFEAAYRHGGEWHQKLLYRLDENRQKVVRAFENTEIRVNAPQATYLAWLDCRALGMGNRALREFFVQQAGVGLSAGISFGREGSGFMRLNFALSFEMLERALEKITHALENLER, translated from the coding sequence ATGGGTGGAAAAAACGGTATGGATGAGTTTCGTTTCATTGACCGCTCTACTACCAATGCCGAAAAATATACCCTGCGCGAGAAGCTTTTCGGAGTGAATGAGGTGCAGCCTCTGTGGGTTGCCGATATGGATTTTGCAACTCCGAAATGTGTTTTAGATGCGGTGAGTGAGCGGTTAAAACATCCGATAATCGGGTATGAGATACTGCCTTCCTCTGCTTACGAAGCACAAATCGAGTGGTTTAAAGAGCATCATGATTTTGTGATGGAGCGGGAGTGGTTGAGCTACTCTCCATCGGTTGTTGCTTCACTGGGGTGTGCGATACGTGCATTGAGTGAGGTAGATGATGAGGTGATCGTGATGGATCCCGTCTATCCCCCATTTTACTCGATGGTGCGGGATAATCATCGTCGTTTGATTCTTCATCCGTTGCACCAAGATGATGAAGGTGTTTACCGCTTTGACATTGAAAAGTTACGCTCTCAAATCACCTCGAAAACCAAACTCTTAGTCCTCTGTTCACCGCATAATCCGATAGGACGTGTATGGTCACGTGAGGAGTTGGTTGAATTAAGCGGCTTGTGTTTGGAATATGGCATTGTGATTATCAGCGATGAGATACATTGTGATTTGGTTTACCCTGAACACAAACATATCCCGATAGCCTCTCTCTCATCTGATGTGTGTAATGCGACCGTTACCCTTATGGGGAGTGGTAAAACCTTTAATATGGCGGGATTTTCGATTTCGACGGTGTGTATTGCTGATGAAACGATGCGAAAACGCTATGCTGAAGAGCAACACCGTCTCCATTGGGGTGATGGTGCACTCCTCTCTCATGTGGCGTTTGAAGCGGCCTATCGGCACGGTGGTGAGTGGCATCAAAAACTGCTATATCGTTTGGATGAAAACCGTCAAAAAGTGGTACGTGCGTTTGAAAATACGGAAATAAGAGTAAATGCCCCGCAAGCAACCTATCTGGCATGGCTTGATTGTCGTGCACTGGGGATGGGTAATCGGGCATTACGGGAGTTTTTTGTGCAACAAGCGGGGGTAGGGTTGAGTGCAGGGATCAGTTTCGGACGGGAAGGATCTGGCTTTATGCGTCTGAACTTTGCCCTCTCCTTTGAAATGCTGGAGCGTGCATTGGAGAAAATTACCCACGCACTAGAAAATTTGGAGC